In the Symphalangus syndactylus isolate Jambi chromosome 17, NHGRI_mSymSyn1-v2.1_pri, whole genome shotgun sequence genome, TGACCCCTGCGTTTAGAGGGTTGAATGAATGTGTTTTCCCATTTTGTATGTGCGTGTGCATGGGTGTGGGAAGATCTCCTGATAGCCTGGCCTGCTGGTGGCTGAGAAAGCTGGAGAaggtaataaattaataataataatagtaataataataatgataatagcagCAGCTCACATGTATATAGTGTTTACTTTGTCAGGAACTATTCTAAGCATGTCATaaaatattatctcattaaatcctcatagcaaccttatgaggtaggtgccattattattcccatttgacagatgagcacaccgaggcacagagaggggaagtCACTTGATTAAAGTCACACGGTGGGGAGGTGAGGTCTGAACCCAGGCAGTAGGGCGGATTCTGTCCTGCAGTGCTGCACCACTctccataaatgttagctatttccattgctattattattccctCCATTTGAGTCCTACCCTAGCTGTCGGAGGCGAGGCTCTGGACTTCTGTTTCATAGACTGGGGTTCTGAGCCCTGGAGACCCCACAGCCAAGCAGGTGCAGACTCAGGCTCCTAATTCTGGAGTCCCCCTTTCTAGGCCAGGGTTTCCAGTACATTGTAGAGTAGTGATCTAGAGGGAGTGAAGGACAGATTTGGGGTAAACTCAGAGATGGTAGGACACCCCGATCTGGCCTCTTTTTCCGCCTTCAGCCGGGTCGTTGTCTCCCTTACTCCCTGTCTCTATCCTCCTCTGTCTTTGTTTCTCTAATACTGTCTCtatttttctctccatctctgtgtctctctcttttctgtgtcTCATTCTTCACTCTCAGTTTTCTGTCTGTTCACCTTCCTTTCAGACTCATTAtctttttgtctctctgtttctctccaaatctgtctctctctctttgccagtccacttctccctccccctggtctctccctgtctctcttcacctctctctctgactttcctGGTCTCAGTCCCGGGCCCCCTCCCCACTGGCAGGAAGATCAAAGCCACCTAAGGCCATAGCCCCAAACACAGATTCCCGGGAGGTAGGCCAGCAGGGGCTAGGGTACAGGGCAGGGTGGGGTGAAAACAGTTTCAGGGACGCCCCCTTCCCATCCTTTCCTCTTCACCCCCCGCCCACCCTGTGTTGTGATGGGAACTGACATGTCGTGGGCTGCAGCCGCCGCAGGGGGAATCCCTGCCGGAAGGTTTTGCCTGGAGCAGAGACATAGTGTGAGTGTgcgagtgtgtgagtgtgtgtgtgtgtgtgtgttgtgtaccCAAAGATGTGAGCATGAAAGTCTGCCCTGCTTGGGAGCTCAACTGAGCCCAGGATGAAACCAGACCTCAGAgaaggacttcctgaggctgaaCTGGAAGACTCTGATGTGTTTTTCTCAGTCCCTCCCACTTTCACACTCTCCCTGCCAATGCCAGAGGCGGGAGGGGGGAAAcccttaacatttattgagtacttactgtatgccaggcatatTCGGTGGTACATGAATGAAGATGGTACAATTATCATCCCAATTTACAGATTAAGAAATTATAGCCTAGCTAGGGGAAATCACTGGCTTGGGGGTCACAGACCTAGCAAAAGgggaaccaggatttgaacctgagtCTGTTTGATTTCAAAGTACTTACTCTCAATAATAGGGCACTGTTCTATGCCTGGTACATATTAAACACTTGATGATCATGGTGATGATTGCTAACATGTAATAAGCATATTTAATATGCCTGGCACCATTCTAAGTATGCTATGTTCATCaatccatttaatcctcacagaagTAAGGCCTGTTTCTatctcccttttacagatgaagaaaccgagaATCAGAGAGGTTCAGATACTTGctggaggtcacacagctagtaagtatcagagctgggatttgaagctAGGGAGTATGGCTTGGACAGCCAGGGCCTTAAACCATGGTTAACAGTgagttttttagaatttttagtgGGTACTGGAGGGCCCAGGTTGGGCCAGGTGTCACCCCTCTGGTTGGGAGATCATGATAGGTTTGGGAGCTACTACAGGAGGGGCAGAGGTGAGGGTGGGACACACAAGTAGGGGCAGGGGTATTCTATCAACCagtgtagaaatatttttatttttatttattttttaagatggagtcttgctctgtcgcccagactggagtgcaatggtgtgatctcggctcactgcaacctccacctcccggttcaagcgattctcgtgcttcagcctctcaagtagctgggattacaggcgcccaccaccacgcccagctaatttttgtatttttagtagagacggggtttcgccatgttggccaggctggtcttgaactcctgacctcaggtgatccgcctgcctcggcctcccaaagtgctgggattacaggcgtgagccactgtgcccagcgtggAAATGTTGTAATCTGTTGTTAATAGTTGATAGTGGCTTCCTCTCACCATCCTGTGGAACCCAGCTGTAGGCGGTAGGGGAGGGATCCAGGTCTGACTCGTAGCAGGACATCCCATGGCGGCCAAGTTCCACGCCTGGGTAACCGGCTCCTTCCCCGGCAGGTCTCACCTCCCACCCCTCCTGCCTTCCCACTGCACCATGGCTCCAGGACCCTTCTCCTCGGCTCTCTTCTCGCCGCCGCCCGCTGCCCTGCCCTTTCTGCTGCTGCTCTGGGCGGGGGCATCTCGTGGCCAGCCCTGCCCCGGCCGCTGCATCTGCCAGAACGTGGCGCCCACATTGACCATGCTGTGCGCCAAAACCGGCTTGCTCTTTGTGCCGCCCGCCATCGACCGGCGCGTGGTGGAGCTGCGGCTCACCGACAACTTCATCGCGGCCGTGCGCCGCCGAGACTTCGCCAACATGACCAGCCTGGTGCACCTCACTCTCTCCCGGAACACCATCGGCCAGGTGGCAGCTGGCGCCTTCGCCGACCTGCGTGCCCTCCGGGCCCTGCACCTGGACAGCAACCGCCTGGCGGAGGTGCGCGGCGACCAGCTCCGCGGTCTgggcaacctccgccacctgatCCTTGGAAACAACCAGATCCGCCGGGTGGAGTCGGCGGCCTTCGATGCCTTCCTGTCCACCGTGGAGGACCTGGATCTGTCCTACAACAACCTAGAGGCCCTGCCGTGGGAGGCGGTGGGCCAGATGGTGAACCTAAACACCCTCACGCTGGACCACAACCTCATCGACCACATCGCGGAGGGGACCTTCGTGCAACTTCACAAGCTGGTCCGCCTGGACATGACCTCCAACCGCCTGCATAAACTCCCGCCCGACGGGCTCTTCCTGAGGTCGCAGGGCACCGGGCCCAAGCCGCCCACCCCGCTGACCGTCAGCTTCGGCGGCAACCCCCTGCACTGCAACTGCGAGCTGCTCTGGCTGCGGCGGCTGACCCGCGAGGACGACTTAGAGACCTGCGCCACGCCCGAACACCTCACCGACCGCTACTTCTGGTCCATCCCCGAGGAGGAGTTCCTGTGTGAGCCCCCGCTGATCACACGGCAGGCGGGGGGCCGGGCCCTGGTGGTGGAAGGCCAGGCGGTGAGCCTGCGCTGCCGAGCGGTGGGTGACCCTGAGCCGGTGGTGCACTGGGTGGCACCTGATGGGCGGCTGCTGGGGAACTCCAGCCGGACCCGGGTCCGGGGGGACGGGACGCTGGATGTGACCATCACCACCTTGAGGGACAGTGGCACCTTCACTTGTATCGCCTCCAATGCCGCTGGGGAAGCGACGGCGCCCGTGGAGGTGTGCGTGGTACCTCTGCCTCTGATGGCACCCCCGCCGGCTGCCCCGCCACCTCTCACCGAGCCCGGCTCCTCTGACATCGCCACGCCGGGCAGACCAGGTGCCAACGATTCTGCGGCTGAGCGTCGGCTCGTGGCAGCCGAGCTCACCTCGAACTCCGTGCTCATCCGCTGGCCAGCCCAGAGGCCTGTGCCCGGAATACGCATGTACCAGGTTCAGTACAACAGTTCCGTTGATGACTCCCTCGTCTACAGGTGGGTGCGGGTGTTGCAGTCCCAGGGCCTCCTCCCAAGCCCAGGGGgaccctccctcccacctgcccATTCCCTTGGCCTTCTTGCTCAGCGAGGGTTCTAGATGGCTGTGAGAGTTGTTTCCGCCCTCCTTTGCCCTGtttcctctctctgtttctcactGTCTCTGTTTTTCATGCTTATAGAAAATATTCGCTGAGCACCTACATGAACTCGACCAGGGCTGGGCACTGGAGTTCTAACAATGACTGAGCTCAGCATGAACCCTGCCCTCATGGGGCTCATGGTCGATATCACTGCTCCCCAAAACAATCTGATTGTGCACCTCTTCAGTTAAACATTTTGGAGcgtgaaatacacacacacatttacagtgacatttatttgtttgttttgagactgagccttactctgttgcccaggctggagtgcagtggcatgaactcagctcactgaaaccctccgcctcctgggttcaagcgaatctcgcccctcagcctcccaagtagctgggattacaggtacccaccaacacgcccagctaagttttgtatttttagtagagataggatttcaccatgttgggcaggctggtcttgaactcctgacctcaagtgatccacctgccttggcctaaattgctgggattacaggtgtgagccacagtgtccaGCCTACAgtgacatttatatttataaattatataccaGTACGACTGAACCAACACATTGGGTAcattacagaaacagaaaacaaaacgtatgagaaaaatatgttatttccACCCTCCCTTGGGTTTGAAGCCATTGCCCTGGTGTGGACAGACCATATGGTGtcaacagacattttaaaaaagagttatttTCTCCCATGGCCTCCTTATTTCTCCTTTcacctctctgtctgtctctgcctTCTCTGCCCTCATTAGGCACAGAGCCCCTGCTTTGTGCAAACTCCTGAgctgggtgctggggacacaggGAAACCACCCAGTCCCTGTCCTCAGGGAACTCATAGCCCAGTAGGTCGTGGCCCATAGTACACTATGAGTTACAGTCCTGGCCTTGCCGTGTCTCCATCtcagtcgttttttttttttttttttttttttggcagggtcttgctctgtcaccccaggctggagtgcagtggtatgatcatagctcactgcagcctcaaacttttgggctccaagcaatcctcctacctcctgagagtagctgggactataggtgtgcaccaccacactgggctaatttaaaaaatgttttagtagagatgaggtcttgctatattgtccagccaggtcttgaactcctgggctaaagtgatcctcctgccttggcctcccaaagtgctgggattacagatgtgagccactgcacctggcccatcctGGCAGTTTTTTAGTATGGCTCTCTGCCACGGAATTGGCACACAGTGGGCACTTGAGAAATGGTAGTTTGCCACATGGATGTCTCTCCTTCTAGCTCTGCCTCCCTCATGCGCATTGTAGAGCACCAGTTAAATACTTCAGTCATCTGCTTGGCTTCACCTGGAGATGCCAGAGGGGCTGGAGCTGTTTCCCTACGTGTGGAGAGCCCCAGCTCCTGGCTGTCAGATCTTCACTGAGAAACCTGCCTCTTGGCCTCCATCTCTACATTTCCAGTGTTTTCTTGGCCataggcctggcacatagtaggtgctttcCCAGTGTtggttgaatgaaaaaaatgcctcttggccgggcgcgatggctcatgcctataatcccagcactttgggaggctgaggtgggtggatcacttgaggtcaggagtttgagaccagcctggccaacatggcgaaaccctgtctctactgaaaatacaaaaattaggcagatgtggtggcacgtgcctgtaatcccagctgctcaggaagctgaggcaggagaatcgcttgaacctgggaggtggaggttgtagtgagtggagatcgtgccattggactccagcctgggtgacagagcgagactccctctggaaaaaaaaaaaaaagcctcccttttcttttgtctctgtcTTCCTCATTTCCCTCTCTTTTTGATTCTGATCCCAAACACTGAGTAGATGCCTACTGTTTGCCCATCTTGTGCTGTGCCCTGGGCCTACTGAGATAGGTTAGATCCTGGCCCAGCCTTACAAACATGAGGACAAACAAGTGAACAAAACACAAACCTTCACAACGAACTTCCAAGCTTGCTACTTCATTTGATCTTCCCAGCTCCGCTATGAAGGCGTGATGACTCTCTCTCCATTTCACAGACAGAAAAACTGAGGTTTAGTGGGGgatgtcacttgcccaaggtcacacagaaagtAGCAAAGCTGTCCTTTTTACACTGACACACATTTGTTGGGCACCCACTGCTTGGAAGGGAGATGGATAATATATTTCTGTAAATAATTCTTAGCTTCTGTGACTCTCCActtctctgtccctctctttcCTTTGCTCTGACCCATGGCCACCacatggtggggtgggggagtttCACAAGCCCCCAGACCCTGCATGGATGCAGATGTTGATGGCCCCCTGTCCccagctgggcaacagacccTGGGACTCTTCTCTTCCCTGCAGGGCCCCAGTTCCAGTTCTCCAACCCCCATTGCAGATTCCTATGCTATGGTGCCGCAGGGGTTAACTTCCCCACACTGTCATGGGAGGAGGTGACAGCCAACCAGAAGCCTGCTTAGCTGCTTGCTTTGATTCTGCAGCCAATTAGAGACACTTGGGCTGAAGCTTTCTTAAGGAGCCAGCCTCTGTCCTTGAAAAGGGGTGGGGGAAGCCCCTAGCAACTGGCTATTTAGGGGAAGGAGCAAGTGGAATCCAGGGCTCTGGAGAGGAGAGatgaagagaggaggaggaaggcttAAAGCCAGGGCGGCTGAGGGTGGCTGGGGTGGGTGGCAGTGGTCTCTGAAATGGCAGTCAGGGGTGGGTAGAGTGGAGCTGGAGAAGTGGGTGGACCTTTATGAAGGGGCGGGGCCCTGATTGGAAGTCTTTTGGTGGGAGGGTGGCTCTTGGTAGTGGGAGAACCTCCTGGAGGTGGGATGACAGAGGTGGAGCTTCAGGGCCAGAAAGTGGCTCTGCTGGAGGGGAAGCGGAAGCATCGGAGAGATAAGCAGGCCTTTGGAGGTGGGGATGTGGCTTGTCAGAGGGGGTGGAGCTTGTTCTGCATGGTCCCACGAAGAGGAAGGGGCGGTCCTTGTCTCCCGGGACCCACCAAGAGTCTTTGCTGGAGAAGAGAGCTTGTGAGGTTGCATCCTGGCCATGCCAATCAATGTGGAATGGGCAGTCCAGGTTTAGCTGAGGCTGGACATGGCCCACAGTGTGGAAAGGATGTACTCAACAGAAGAGGGCCAAGGCCTAGCAGGAATGGCCCTCCAGAGGGGTAGATCTTATAGATGGGAGGAATGCAATGGGCTGGacagtgtgagccacagcaaGGGTTACTGGCCAACACGAGGTGGGATGCAAGCTAATGATGATATCATTAAGTGCCAGGTCCTGGCTATGTTAACTCATTCATTCCTCACACCATCTCTATGATGTAGGagttattatcatccccatttggAGAAAATGAGACACAGGGAAGTTAAGAAACTTGGTGAagttcgctgggcgtggtggttcatgactgtaatcccagcactttgggagatcgaggaggatggatcacctgaggtcaggagttcgagaccagcttggccaacatggcgaaaacctgtctctactaaaaatacaaaaattagccagacatggtggtgggtgcctgtaatctcagctgcccgggaggctgaggcaggagaatcgcttgaaccctggagggagagattgcagtgagctgagatcgcatcattgtactccagcctgggtgacacagcgagattctgtctcaaacaaaacaaaatgaaacaaaagagaaacttgcctaaggtcacagagctatCAAGTGGCAGAGGAGAGACTCAAACCCGGGCAATCTGGCCCCCAGACTTTGTCATCTTAACCACTTCTCTACACTAGCCTTCATTCGAGGGGAGGGGCCTACAGCAAGAAAGGAGTATGGTGTGTGCTTGGCTACATTTGACCCCTTTATGGAAGAAACTTACCTGGTAGTGTGATTTGGTGACTTCTGGTGGCACATGAACATATGAGGTTTTTGCCTTTAATATCTGGACAAGGAGCAGGGCCTGCAGTCTGGATGTGGCCTATACACAGTAGGGGAACCATCCCTAGTGGGCCATTGTGGGGTGTGCCTGGAAGCCACAGTTCATTTGGTTGGCGAATGGCCTGTAGCAACATCAGGGAACATGTAGTTAAGGGACTTGGAAACTGTGCCAGGACATAGACAAAGctagatggtttttttttttttttttttggttggttggtttgttttttgagacagagtctcggtcttgtagcccaggctagagtgcaatggtgtggtctcggctcactgcaacctccacctcccgggttcaagcaattctcctgcctcagcctcctgagtagctgggattacaggtgcctgccaccacgcctggctaatttttgtatttttaatagatacagggttaccatgttggccaggccggtcttgaacgcctaacctcaggtgatccacccttcttagcctcccaaagtgctgggattacaggcgtgagccactgcagccggccaAAGCTAGATGTTTTACCCAAAGGTGCTGCATGCAGATGAGGGGGAGTGACCTGCATCATGGTTTTCCCTGAAAGGCAGGAATATGTATAAAAGAGGAACTAGAAGAGCATCCATTGTTCCAGTAAGAATATGACAGGCGCTGTGAGTTGACCTTAGTGTCCACCTGAGTGGGGGATGGGGCATGCAGAAAAGGGGAGGTGGCCAGTAGCGTTGGCCCAGTTTTGGGGTAGAAATGCCTAGATGAAGGACCTTGAATGGCAGTTGTCCTAGCAAGAGTGAGACATAGCTAGGGAGCATGTCCCTTGAGGGCAGGGCTTAAAAGCCATAGCACTTCTCCCCTGCAGGGGCCGGGATACGCAGAGGAGGTAATATGAAATATAGATATATTGTCTCAGTGGGTGATGGGACACAGCCAGGAGGTGGGTCTGAGGGCGGGGCATACAGATGAGGGGTCCTGAAAGGGTGGGAATATGTTGATGGAGGCGGGGCTTGAATTGCTGCTGTTGTCTCAGTAGCGGGTGAGACTTGGATAGCAGGGTTTAGTCCCCACTGTTCACCATGGGCGGGGCATAAAGCGAAGGGGCGCAGTTCGGGGGACTAACCCCGCCCTGACCCCGCCCCCTCCTGCAGGATGATCCCGTCCACCAGTCAGACCTTCCTGGTGAATGACCTGGCGGCGGGCCGTGCCTACGACTTGTGCGTGCTGGCTGTCTACGACGACGGGGCCACCGCGCTGCCGGCAACGCGAGTGGTGGGCTGTGTGCAGTTCACCACCGCTGGGGATCCGGCGCCCTGCCGCCCGCTGAGGGCCCATTTCTTGGGCGGCACCATGATCATCGCCATCGGGGGCGTCATCGTCGCCTCGGTCCTCGTCTTCATCGTTCTGCTCATGATCCGCTACAAGGTGTATGGCGACGGGGACAGCCGCCGCGTCAAGGGCTCCAGGTCGCCCCCGCGGGTCAGCCACGTGTGCTCGCAGACCAACGGCGCAGGCACAGGCGCGGCGCAGGCCCCGGCCCTGCCAGCCCAGGACCGCTACGAGGCGCTGCGCGAGGTGGAGTCCCAGGCTGCCCCCGCTGTCGCCGTCGAGGCCAAGGCCATGGCGGCCGAGACGGCATCCGCGGAGCCGGAGGCGGTCCTTGGACGTTCTCTGGGCGGCTCGGCCACCTCGCTGTGCCTGCTGCCATCCGAGGAAACTTCCGGGGAGGAGTCTCGGGCCGCGGTGGGCCCTCGAAGGAGCCGATCCGGCGCCCTGGAGCCACCAACCTCGGCGCCCCCTACTCTAGCTCTGGTTCCTGGGGGAGCCGCGGCCCGGCCGAGGCCGCAGCAGCGCTATTCGTTCGACGGGGACTACGGGGCACTATTCCAGAGCCACAGTTACCCGCGCCGCGCCCGGCGGACAAAGCGCCACCGGTCCACGCCGCACCTGGACGGGGCTGGAGGGGGCGCGGCCGGGGAGGATGGAGACCTGGGGCTGAGCTCCGCCAGGGCGCGCCTGGCCTTCACCAGCACCGAGTGGATGCTGGAGAGTACCGTGTGAGCGGCGGGCGGGCCCCGGGACGCCTGGGTGCCGCAGACCAAACGCCCAGCCGCACGGACGCTGGGGCGCGACTGGGAGAAAGCGCAGCGCCAAGACATTGGACCGGAGTTGAGACGCACCCTTGTCCCCGGGAGGGGGCGGGACAGCCTCGGGCTGCGGCTCGAGGCCACGCCCCCGTGCCCAGGGCAGGGTTCGGGGACCGGCTGCCGGCCTCCCTTCCCCTACGGACTCCTCGACCCCCCTCCTACCCCTCCCCCCGCGCGCTCGCGGACCTCGCTGGAGCCGGTGCCTTACACAGCGAAGCGCGGGGAGGGGCAGGGCCCCCCGACACTGCAGCACTGAGACACgagccccctcccccagcccgtCACCCAGGGCCGGGGCGAGGGGCCCATTTCTTGTATCTGGCTGGGCTAGATCCTATTCTGTCCCGCGGCGGCCTCCAaagcctcccaccccaccccacgcaCATTCCTGGTCCGGTCGGGTCTGGCTTGGGGTCCCCCTTTCTCTGTTTCCCTCGTTTGTCTCTATCCTGCCCTCTTGTCGTCTCTCTGTCGTGCCCGTCTTTCCCTATttgcctctcctttctctctgtcctGTCGTCTCTTCTCCCTCGGCCCTCCCTGGTTTTGTCTAGTCTCCCTGTCTCTCCTGATTTCTTCTCTTTACTCATTCTCCCGGGCAGGTCCCACTGGAAGGACCAGACTCTCCCAAATAAATCCCCACATGAACAAAATCCAAAACCAAATCCCCCTCCCTACCGGAGCCGGGACCCTCCGCCGCAGCAgaattaaacttttttctgtGTCTGAGGCCCTGCTgacctgtgcgtgtgtgtgtgtgtgtgtgtgtgtgtgtgtatgttgggggAGGGTGACCTAGATTGCAGCATAAGGACTCTAAGTGAGACTGAAGGAAGATGACTAACTGGGGCCGGGGGAGACCGGCAGACAGGCTTTTATCCTCTGAGAGAGTTAGAAGTGGGGaataatcacaaaaataaaatgatcgtaatagctaacacttagtgaatacttactatgtaccaagcacttaagtcatttaattctcacaacactaGGACATCGGTATTATTATCCTGTTTTCCAGATGAGGGAATTTCGGaccagaaaagttaaataactggCCCAAGGTGGTAAAACTGGGATTTAAAAAGGCAGGCAGGCCAACTTCTGAGTCTCTACTGTAGGGTTGAAAAGACAGCTTCCCCTTCACTCCCTGAAATTTCACTGGAATGGGCTGACaatagattaacaagagaaaaggcaTATGGGGGATATTTAACATGCACTGAGAAAATCACAGGAAAGTGATTACCCAATAACCCAGTGAAGTTTAGATGCTTATATACCTTTCTTCACAGGGAAAGGGCAGATGGGGAAAGAAAGGCAGTTTTGAGGGGTAATAAAtgattttggggaaaataaatgGATCCAGGAGATAGAAATTAGCTTGTAAATGTCTCTGGAATTTGAGCCTGACAGACAGATAATTTCTTGTGACAAAGTCCGTCCAGGTGTAGacatttctctgtctttttttcctgttaatgaaATGTCAGGGAGAGGACAGAAGGCACTTGTGTTCTTTTTGGTCTTTAGGCAGATAAGAAGACATAGGAGGAAAGCCTCTTCCAGCATCTGTGGATCTCTAAGtgcctttaatttaaaataatcagcaTACCagggtgccatattttggggtgatATTCCCTGAACTCCTTTAATACTCTTAACTAGAGCACTCTACTGCTGAGCGGTTATTGAATATTCATTCCACCCTCTGAGACCTCACAACTCAGTGGGGTAGGGTAGATCTATCCttggtcccattttacagacaagaaccTGAACCACAGAGAGATGAAGTCACTTGCCCTAGTCCCTCCATCCCCCCAGTTAATAAATAGCGGAGCTGCAAGTTTGATTGTACTCCTGCACTATGCTGCCTCTGGGGTCTGTGTCTGGAAGCTGGGGTATGGCCCCCATGAGCTTAGCTGAGCTTGGATATCCACAGCCAGCCTGGTGAGCTCATGGACAAGAGCTCTTGTGTCGCTCCTCCTGGAATCTGAGGGACCCTGGCGGAGGGCATGGAGGATGGTGTGGGGAGAGGAGTTTCTCAGGTGAGGC is a window encoding:
- the LRFN1 gene encoding leucine-rich repeat and fibronectin type III domain-containing protein 1 isoform X1 — translated: MAAKFHAWVTGSFPGRSHLPPLLPSHCTMAPGPFSSALFSPPPAALPFLLLLWAGASRGQPCPGRCICQNVAPTLTMLCAKTGLLFVPPAIDRRVVELRLTDNFIAAVRRRDFANMTSLVHLTLSRNTIGQVAAGAFADLRALRALHLDSNRLAEVRGDQLRGLGNLRHLILGNNQIRRVESAAFDAFLSTVEDLDLSYNNLEALPWEAVGQMVNLNTLTLDHNLIDHIAEGTFVQLHKLVRLDMTSNRLHKLPPDGLFLRSQGTGPKPPTPLTVSFGGNPLHCNCELLWLRRLTREDDLETCATPEHLTDRYFWSIPEEEFLCEPPLITRQAGGRALVVEGQAVSLRCRAVGDPEPVVHWVAPDGRLLGNSSRTRVRGDGTLDVTITTLRDSGTFTCIASNAAGEATAPVEVCVVPLPLMAPPPAAPPPLTEPGSSDIATPGRPGANDSAAERRLVAAELTSNSVLIRWPAQRPVPGIRMYQVQYNSSVDDSLVYRMIPSTSQTFLVNDLAAGRAYDLCVLAVYDDGATALPATRVVGCVQFTTAGDPAPCRPLRAHFLGGTMIIAIGGVIVASVLVFIVLLMIRYKVYGDGDSRRVKGSRSPPRVSHVCSQTNGAGTGAAQAPALPAQDRYEALREVESQAAPAVAVEAKAMAAETASAEPEAVLGRSLGGSATSLCLLPSEETSGEESRAAVGPRRSRSGALEPPTSAPPTLALVPGGAAARPRPQQRYSFDGDYGALFQSHSYPRRARRTKRHRSTPHLDGAGGGAAGEDGDLGLSSARARLAFTSTEWMLESTV
- the LRFN1 gene encoding leucine-rich repeat and fibronectin type III domain-containing protein 1 isoform X2, translating into MAPGPFSSALFSPPPAALPFLLLLWAGASRGQPCPGRCICQNVAPTLTMLCAKTGLLFVPPAIDRRVVELRLTDNFIAAVRRRDFANMTSLVHLTLSRNTIGQVAAGAFADLRALRALHLDSNRLAEVRGDQLRGLGNLRHLILGNNQIRRVESAAFDAFLSTVEDLDLSYNNLEALPWEAVGQMVNLNTLTLDHNLIDHIAEGTFVQLHKLVRLDMTSNRLHKLPPDGLFLRSQGTGPKPPTPLTVSFGGNPLHCNCELLWLRRLTREDDLETCATPEHLTDRYFWSIPEEEFLCEPPLITRQAGGRALVVEGQAVSLRCRAVGDPEPVVHWVAPDGRLLGNSSRTRVRGDGTLDVTITTLRDSGTFTCIASNAAGEATAPVEVCVVPLPLMAPPPAAPPPLTEPGSSDIATPGRPGANDSAAERRLVAAELTSNSVLIRWPAQRPVPGIRMYQVQYNSSVDDSLVYRMIPSTSQTFLVNDLAAGRAYDLCVLAVYDDGATALPATRVVGCVQFTTAGDPAPCRPLRAHFLGGTMIIAIGGVIVASVLVFIVLLMIRYKVYGDGDSRRVKGSRSPPRVSHVCSQTNGAGTGAAQAPALPAQDRYEALREVESQAAPAVAVEAKAMAAETASAEPEAVLGRSLGGSATSLCLLPSEETSGEESRAAVGPRRSRSGALEPPTSAPPTLALVPGGAAARPRPQQRYSFDGDYGALFQSHSYPRRARRTKRHRSTPHLDGAGGGAAGEDGDLGLSSARARLAFTSTEWMLESTV